Proteins encoded together in one Lathyrus oleraceus cultivar Zhongwan6 chromosome 5, CAAS_Psat_ZW6_1.0, whole genome shotgun sequence window:
- the LOC127087045 gene encoding uncharacterized protein LOC127087045, whose translation MKIYCYKNQTQPKQNKSHSKNTKIVMATKTKSHNNARRPNYNHFLPSIDTDSVNESSHFEFDESELYNSARSNSNSNSPEFRKSVIASRFHATSSSTAGRVGDPMSLPVNVPDWSKILGEENRQNRRKNYDDSDDDGDDERVPPHEFLARTRIASFSVHEGVGRTLKGRDLSRVRNAIWAKTGFQD comes from the coding sequence ATGAAAATTTATTGTTACAAAAACCAAACCCAaccaaaacaaaacaaatcaCATAGCAAAAACACCAAAATTGTCATGGCAACAAAAACTAAGAGCCACAACAACGCTAGAAGACCAAACTACAACCATTTCCTTCCTTCCATAGACACTGACTCTGTCAACGAGTCATCACACTTCGAGTTCGACGAGTCAGAACTCTACAACTCAGCTCGCTCCAATTCTAACTCCAACTCACCTGAATTTCGTAAATCCGTTATTGCTTCTCGTTTTCACGCCACTTCGTCTTCCACCGCTGGACGCGTCGGAGATCCGATGTCGCTGCCGGTTAACGTTCCGGATTGGTCGAAGATCCTTGGAGAAGAGAACAGACAGAACCGGAGGAAGAACTACGACGACAGCGATGACGACGGTGACGATGAGAGGGTTCCGCCGCATGAGTTTCTTGCTAGAACGAGAATCGCTTCGTTTTCGGTTCATGAAGGAGTTGGTAGAACTCTCAAAGGTCGCGATCTTAGTAGGGTTCGAAACGCGATTTGGGCTAAAACCGGTTTTCAAGATTGA